The following proteins come from a genomic window of Spongiibacter tropicus DSM 19543:
- a CDS encoding 4a-hydroxytetrahydrobiopterin dehydratase: protein MTVKLTDKELSDALKQLKRWQQEDDCLVREFEFDNFIAAFAFMSRVAIRAEKIDHHPDWSNSYNKVRISLTSHDTGGLTARDLALADAIDQEFSKC from the coding sequence ATGACAGTCAAATTGACTGACAAAGAACTGAGCGATGCCCTGAAACAGCTTAAACGCTGGCAGCAGGAAGACGACTGCCTGGTTCGTGAATTTGAATTCGACAACTTTATTGCCGCTTTCGCCTTCATGAGTCGGGTTGCCATACGCGCCGAGAAAATCGACCACCATCCGGACTGGTCGAACAGCTATAACAAGGTCAGAATCTCACTGACCAGTCACGATACCGGTGGCCTGACGGCGCGAGATCTCGCACTGGCCGATGCGATTGATCAGGAGTTCAGCAAGTGCTGA
- the trmA gene encoding tRNA (uridine(54)-C5)-methyltransferase TrmA — protein sequence MSHLSISPENYSTLLEQKVARCRERFNSLSLPDPQVIASAPEHYRMRAEFRIWHEGDDLYYAMFDPADPKTPLRVDDFPVASLAICELMPRLRDALIAEHSLRHRLFQVEFLSTLSGEMLVTLVYHRRLDDSWQAAAELLSEQLNIQVIGRSRKQKCVLGRDYVNEVLPINGREFHYRQYEGGFTQPNANINCKMIEWALEKLGPSEQDLLELYCGNGNFTAPLSRQFRRVLATEISKTSVKAARENFAANGIDNVDILRMSSEEFASALNGEREFRRLAEVNLPDYALNTVLVDPPRAGLDEGTRALVSRFSRIAYISCNPETLSRDLQQLSRTHRASHFALFDQFPYTDHMECGVILERSNAD from the coding sequence ATGAGCCATTTAAGCATCTCCCCAGAAAACTACAGCACATTGCTTGAGCAGAAAGTGGCGCGCTGCCGTGAGCGTTTCAACTCGCTGTCACTGCCCGACCCACAAGTCATTGCCTCTGCACCTGAGCACTACCGCATGCGCGCGGAATTTCGTATCTGGCATGAGGGCGATGATCTTTACTATGCGATGTTTGATCCCGCTGATCCGAAAACGCCGCTGCGGGTAGACGATTTCCCCGTTGCCAGTCTCGCCATCTGCGAGCTGATGCCGCGGCTACGCGACGCCCTGATAGCCGAGCACTCACTGCGCCACCGGCTTTTCCAGGTCGAATTTCTGAGCACCCTCAGTGGGGAAATGCTGGTCACGCTGGTCTACCACCGCCGACTGGACGATAGCTGGCAGGCTGCCGCCGAGCTGCTGAGTGAACAACTGAATATTCAAGTTATTGGCCGTAGCCGTAAACAAAAATGCGTCCTCGGAAGGGACTACGTCAATGAAGTACTGCCTATCAACGGGCGGGAATTCCACTATCGCCAGTACGAGGGCGGATTCACTCAGCCCAACGCCAATATCAATTGCAAGATGATCGAATGGGCACTGGAAAAACTGGGGCCATCAGAACAGGACTTGCTCGAGCTTTACTGCGGCAACGGTAACTTTACGGCGCCACTATCCCGACAGTTCCGGCGCGTGCTGGCCACGGAAATTTCCAAAACCTCCGTCAAAGCCGCAAGGGAAAATTTTGCCGCCAACGGCATCGATAATGTCGACATTCTGCGGATGTCCAGTGAAGAATTCGCGTCAGCGCTTAACGGCGAGCGGGAATTCCGTCGTCTGGCCGAGGTCAACTTGCCTGACTACGCACTGAATACGGTGCTGGTCGATCCGCCCCGCGCCGGGCTGGATGAGGGGACACGGGCTCTGGTATCGCGGTTTTCAAGAATTGCCTACATCTCTTGTAACCCCGAAACACTGTCGCGAGATCTGCAGCAGTTGAGTCGTACTCACCGCGCCAGCCATTTCGCGCTCTTTGATCAATTCCCCTACACTGATCATATGGAATGCGGCGTGATTCTTGAACGCAGCAACGCCGACTGA